The Nitrososphaerales archaeon genome has a segment encoding these proteins:
- the ilvN gene encoding acetolactate synthase small subunit, whose amino-acid sequence MNKMRIISTIVENKPGVLYKVSNMFRARGFNIDSITVGTTEKTDLSRMTIVINADEPTLKQLVKQLAKLIDVVHVDVIDPQNAIYRELALIKLNAIETKSRLEIISYANVFDSKVVDVSTEHITVEITGTPEKIDAFIKIISPFGIKELARTGVTALTRG is encoded by the coding sequence ATGAATAAAATGCGTATAATTTCGACGATCGTGGAGAATAAACCCGGTGTTCTTTACAAAGTCTCGAATATGTTCCGTGCGAGAGGCTTTAATATTGATAGCATCACCGTAGGGACTACGGAGAAGACGGACCTTTCTCGAATGACGATCGTAATTAATGCTGATGAGCCGACTTTGAAACAGTTGGTAAAACAACTCGCTAAACTCATAGATGTTGTCCATGTCGATGTAATCGATCCTCAAAATGCGATCTACCGAGAGTTGGCACTCATCAAACTTAACGCCATCGAAACTAAGAGTAGATTGGAGATTATAAGTTATGCGAACGTATTCGATAGTAAAGTCGTCGATGTCTCGACCGAGCATATCACGGTAGAGATTACTGGTACTCCAGAGAAGATCGATGCATTTATTAAAATCATATCGCCCTTTGGTATTAAAGAGCTCGCAAGGACGGGCGTAACTGCACTTACGAGAGGTTAG
- the ilvB gene encoding biosynthetic-type acetolactate synthase large subunit: protein MSGAKALIKALKREKVEVIFGLPGGAIMRVYDELYDADIRHILVRHEQSAAHMADGYARVSRRAGVCMTTSGPGATNLVTGLATAYMDSSPIVAITGQVPTSMIGKDAFQETDIIGISTPITKYNMQPRDPSEIPLTVKKAFYIATTGRPGPVLIDLPKDVQDKTADMVFPDSVKIRGYNPDVQPDPSAIAKAADMLLSAERPMIMSGGGVIIANAFQELQAVAEFLQAPVVTTFKGKGSFPENHPLSLGPVGMHGHPEANKLITEADVLLAVASRFSDRSVGRFDDFIATGIKIIHADIDPSEIEKNLPVHIPIIGDVKVILTELLKVLIKKAIKKDRTKWLERVEEVKQQFRNRQDLGSKEITAPKILKKLRELLPIDTIVTTEVGQNQMWASLHFDVIKPGTFFSSTGLGTMGFGFPAAIGAKVACPNVPVVDIAGDGSFGMTANSLATSVLEKIPVIVVILNNSVLGMVAQWQRMFYNRRMIAVDLHNVPDMVKLAEAYGAQGIRVQSMDEFSKAVRLALKSDVTTVIDVPISPEENVFPFVVPGSALKDMVLA from the coding sequence ATGTCCGGCGCGAAGGCTTTGATAAAGGCCCTGAAGCGTGAGAAAGTCGAAGTAATATTCGGGTTACCGGGAGGTGCTATTATGCGTGTATACGATGAATTATACGATGCCGATATTAGACACATTCTTGTCAGACATGAACAGTCCGCTGCTCATATGGCTGACGGATATGCGAGAGTAAGTCGTAGGGCGGGTGTCTGTATGACTACCTCTGGTCCCGGTGCCACGAACCTAGTTACTGGGTTGGCTACTGCGTACATGGATTCATCCCCGATTGTAGCTATCACTGGCCAGGTTCCAACATCTATGATCGGGAAGGACGCATTCCAAGAGACAGATATTATAGGGATATCGACGCCGATCACAAAATATAATATGCAACCGAGGGATCCATCTGAAATTCCCTTGACTGTGAAGAAAGCTTTTTACATAGCTACAACGGGAAGGCCTGGACCCGTATTAATAGATTTGCCGAAAGATGTACAGGATAAAACTGCGGATATGGTATTCCCAGATAGCGTTAAAATAAGGGGTTATAACCCGGATGTTCAACCAGATCCATCGGCTATCGCCAAGGCTGCAGATATGCTCCTTTCTGCTGAAAGGCCCATGATTATGTCGGGCGGAGGGGTTATCATCGCCAATGCATTTCAAGAGCTTCAGGCTGTAGCAGAGTTCTTACAAGCACCCGTAGTGACGACCTTCAAGGGTAAAGGTAGCTTCCCAGAGAATCATCCTCTATCACTAGGGCCCGTTGGAATGCATGGCCATCCAGAAGCGAATAAATTGATTACGGAAGCTGACGTATTGCTTGCTGTAGCATCAAGGTTCTCCGATAGATCTGTGGGAAGGTTTGATGATTTTATCGCTACTGGTATTAAGATTATTCATGCGGATATCGATCCATCTGAAATCGAGAAGAATCTGCCAGTACATATCCCTATCATCGGGGATGTGAAGGTAATCTTGACAGAACTCTTAAAGGTCTTGATCAAAAAGGCCATAAAGAAGGATCGTACCAAATGGTTAGAGAGGGTTGAGGAGGTAAAGCAACAGTTCCGCAATAGACAAGATCTTGGTAGTAAAGAAATAACCGCTCCTAAAATCCTCAAAAAACTTCGAGAGCTCCTCCCCATCGATACTATCGTTACTACAGAGGTCGGTCAAAATCAGATGTGGGCATCCCTTCACTTTGATGTAATAAAACCCGGGACGTTCTTCAGCTCAACAGGTTTGGGAACTATGGGCTTCGGTTTTCCAGCTGCAATTGGAGCGAAGGTCGCTTGTCCAAATGTACCTGTGGTAGATATTGCGGGCGATGGTAGCTTTGGAATGACGGCAAACTCTTTGGCTACATCCGTCTTAGAGAAGATACCCGTCATCGTGGTCATACTGAATAACAGTGTGTTAGGCATGGTAGCACAGTGGCAACGCATGTTTTACAATAGGAGGATGATCGCTGTCGATCTACATAATGTGCCCGATATGGTCAAATTGGCTGAAGCTTACGGTGCACAGGGTATAAGGGTTCAATCTATGGATGAATTCTCCAAGGCTGTAAGGCTCGCATTAAAGAGCGATGTTACCACGGTTATCGATGTACCAATCTCTCCCGAAGAGAATGTGTTTCCTTTCGTAGTGCCCGGTTCGGCCTTAAAGGATATGGTTTTAGCGTGA